In Neorhizobium sp. NCHU2750, a single genomic region encodes these proteins:
- a CDS encoding lysine-2,3-aminomutase-like protein codes for MSIARALKTPDELRIAGLVSTERLDEVRAVAERYAIAITPTVLSLVDPADPADPIARQFVPDVAELVTVPEERADPIGDAAHSPVKGIVHRYPDRVLLKAVHVCPVYCRFCFRREMVGPQGDGMLSPAELAAAFDYIRNHSEIWEVILTGGDPLVLSPRRLAEIMRGLAEIDHVKIVRFHTRVPVVDPGHIDDALIAALKQARKTVYIALHANHPREMTAEARAACARLVDAGFPMVSQTVLLRGVNDDPNVLGDLMKAFVETRVKPYYLHHPDLAPGTGHFRLDIEEGQRIVASLRGTISGLCQPTYVLDIPGGHGKADIGRSAITGDDGCYSVSDFRGNAHQYPPR; via the coding sequence GTGAGCATCGCCCGCGCCCTGAAGACGCCGGACGAACTGAGGATTGCTGGCCTCGTCTCGACCGAGCGTCTCGATGAAGTCCGCGCCGTCGCCGAGCGCTATGCGATCGCCATCACCCCGACCGTCCTGTCGCTCGTCGATCCGGCCGATCCGGCCGATCCGATCGCCCGGCAATTCGTGCCGGACGTGGCAGAACTCGTCACCGTGCCGGAAGAACGTGCCGATCCGATCGGGGATGCCGCCCATAGCCCGGTCAAGGGCATCGTGCATCGCTATCCCGACCGGGTGCTGCTGAAGGCTGTGCATGTATGCCCCGTCTATTGCCGCTTCTGCTTCCGCCGCGAAATGGTTGGCCCGCAGGGCGACGGCATGCTCTCGCCGGCGGAACTGGCTGCAGCCTTCGATTACATTCGCAATCACTCGGAAATCTGGGAAGTGATCCTGACCGGCGGCGACCCGCTGGTTCTGTCGCCGCGCCGGCTTGCCGAGATTATGCGTGGTCTGGCGGAGATCGACCATGTAAAGATCGTCCGCTTTCACACCCGCGTGCCGGTCGTCGATCCCGGCCATATTGATGACGCGCTGATCGCGGCACTGAAACAGGCCCGCAAGACGGTCTATATCGCCCTTCACGCCAATCACCCTCGCGAGATGACTGCGGAAGCACGTGCCGCCTGCGCCAGACTGGTCGATGCCGGCTTCCCGATGGTCAGCCAGACCGTGCTATTGAGAGGCGTCAACGACGATCCTAATGTCCTCGGCGACCTGATGAAGGCTTTCGTCGAGACGCGGGTGAAGCCCTATTATCTCCACCACCCCGACCTCGCCCCCGGCACCGGCCATTTCCGTCTCGATATCGAGGAAGGACAGAGGATCGTCGCAAGCCTGCGCGGCACCATTTCCGGTCTGTGCCAGCCCACCTACGTGCTGGATATTCCCGGCGGCCATGGCAAGGCCGATATCGGCAGGAGCGCCATAACGGGCGATGACGGCTGCTATTCCGTCAGCGATTTTCGCGGCAACGCGCATCAGTATCCGCCGAGATGA
- a CDS encoding efflux RND transporter periplasmic adaptor subunit, with amino-acid sequence MTGYKTNLPLVISLTCVSLALAGCSDQGGSQGGGQSAAQRPPQPVSVVTISRTEQPLTAVLSGRAEAYRTAEIRPRVGGVIKQIEVKEGSFVKAGDLLYKIDDDTYLAALAEAQATVEKAEVSVPAAQANLQRYERLANSGASQQEYETAQTTLLQAKASVSEAKAALQTAQINQDFTEVRAPFDGVTSATNFSIGNVVTASQTDSLMTLRQINPIYIQLNESSVNILRLRDAIAASNKKYNLPTDKTDIRLTLEDGSDYPKVGKLDMSEMAVSTTTGTISIRTLFDNPDNLILPGMFVRATVTIGQDSGYAIPQRAASRNANGDLTAKFVTADNKVETRTFRSSRLSGNNWLVNDGVADGDKLIVDGFQWIADNAAVTPVPAEIDAKGFIIEKQAPAAGQTAPAPKS; translated from the coding sequence ATGACCGGTTACAAGACAAACCTGCCTCTCGTCATTTCCCTCACCTGTGTCTCGCTGGCATTGGCCGGCTGCAGCGACCAGGGCGGCAGTCAGGGTGGAGGCCAGTCAGCGGCCCAGCGCCCACCACAGCCTGTCAGCGTCGTGACGATCAGCAGGACGGAACAGCCTCTGACCGCCGTCCTGTCGGGGCGTGCCGAAGCCTATCGTACCGCCGAGATCAGGCCTCGCGTTGGCGGCGTCATCAAGCAGATCGAGGTCAAGGAAGGCAGCTTCGTCAAGGCCGGCGACCTTCTCTACAAGATCGACGACGACACCTATCTTGCGGCGCTCGCGGAAGCGCAGGCAACGGTCGAGAAGGCCGAAGTCAGCGTGCCGGCCGCCCAGGCCAATCTCCAGCGCTACGAGAGGCTCGCCAATAGCGGTGCCTCGCAGCAGGAATATGAAACCGCCCAGACGACGCTCCTGCAGGCGAAGGCATCGGTTTCCGAGGCAAAGGCTGCATTGCAGACCGCACAGATCAACCAGGATTTCACCGAGGTCCGCGCACCTTTCGACGGGGTCACTTCTGCCACGAATTTCTCGATCGGCAATGTCGTCACCGCCAGCCAGACCGATTCGCTGATGACGCTGCGGCAGATCAACCCGATCTATATCCAGCTCAACGAATCGAGCGTCAACATTCTGCGCCTGCGCGACGCGATCGCCGCCAGCAACAAGAAATACAATCTCCCGACCGACAAGACGGATATCCGCCTGACGCTGGAAGACGGCTCGGACTATCCCAAGGTCGGCAAGCTCGACATGTCGGAAATGGCGGTCAGCACCACGACCGGCACGATCTCCATCCGCACCCTGTTCGACAACCCCGATAACCTTATTCTGCCCGGCATGTTCGTGCGTGCGACAGTTACCATCGGTCAGGACAGTGGCTACGCCATTCCCCAGCGTGCCGCCAGCCGCAATGCCAATGGCGACCTGACGGCGAAATTCGTCACGGCCGACAACAAGGTGGAGACCCGGACGTTCCGTTCCAGCCGGCTATCCGGCAATAACTGGCTGGTCAATGATGGTGTCGCCGATGGCGACAAGCTGATCGTCGACGGCTTCCAGTGGATCGCCGACAACGCCGCCGTCACGCCCGTTCCGGCCGAAATCGATGCCAAGGGCTTCATCATCGAAAAACAGGCACCCGCTGCCGGCCAGACCGCGCCGGCGCCAAAATCGTGA
- a CDS encoding phosphoribosylaminoimidazolesuccinocarboxamide synthase, producing the protein MRILDEAFIPELPNYYRGKVRENYDLPNGQRIIIATDRLSAFDRIITCIPDKGHILTQTARYWFEETADICPNHVVAYPDPNVVVGKRLDILPVEIVVRGYLAGTTGTSLLTLYKKGGREMYGLSLPDGMKDNQILPQPVITPTSKAFDGGHDEPLTPADIITHKLLTQDQWDTVSRYALALFARGQEMAAKRGLILVDTKYEFGTDADGNIILADEIHTPDSSRYWMADSYGEAFSRGGRPQSFDKDFIRAWVVERCDPYKDDIPAIPAELIEETSSVYRRAYEMITGRIFQPDESGETVLARVRTNLAPYFTA; encoded by the coding sequence GTGCGCATTCTAGACGAAGCCTTCATCCCCGAACTTCCCAACTACTATCGTGGCAAGGTGCGGGAAAATTATGATCTGCCCAATGGACAGCGCATCATCATCGCCACGGACCGGCTGAGTGCCTTCGACCGCATCATTACCTGCATCCCGGACAAGGGCCATATACTGACGCAAACGGCCCGCTACTGGTTCGAGGAAACCGCCGACATCTGCCCCAACCACGTGGTCGCCTATCCCGACCCGAATGTCGTGGTCGGCAAGCGGCTGGACATCCTTCCGGTCGAGATCGTCGTGCGCGGCTATCTCGCCGGTACGACCGGCACATCGCTTCTCACGCTCTATAAGAAGGGTGGCCGTGAGATGTACGGCCTCTCCCTGCCGGACGGCATGAAGGATAATCAGATCCTGCCACAGCCGGTGATCACGCCCACCAGCAAGGCATTCGACGGCGGCCATGACGAACCGCTGACACCGGCCGATATCATCACCCACAAGCTGCTGACCCAGGATCAATGGGACACCGTGTCCCGCTATGCGCTGGCGCTTTTTGCCCGTGGCCAGGAAATGGCCGCAAAAAGAGGCCTCATCCTCGTCGACACCAAATACGAATTCGGCACCGACGCCGACGGCAACATCATTCTCGCCGACGAAATCCACACGCCCGACAGCAGCCGCTACTGGATGGCCGACAGCTACGGCGAGGCCTTCTCACGCGGCGGCCGACCGCAAAGCTTCGACAAGGATTTCATCCGCGCCTGGGTGGTCGAGCGCTGCGACCCCTATAAGGACGATATCCCAGCCATCCCCGCGGAACTGATCGAGGAAACCTCCTCTGTTTACAGACGCGCCTATGAGATGATTACCGGCCGGATATTCCAGCCCGATGAGAGCGGCGAGACGGTGCTTGCCCGTGTCCGCACCAATCTGGCACCCTACTTTACCGCCTGA
- a CDS encoding TetR/AcrR family transcriptional regulator, which yields MRKPRQKAEDTREDILTAAENLLRENGAARFSIANVATSLGMSPANVFKHFSSKPVLIDAICNRHVMQMIARFECSRAKAPPSQGLGLAVRQLMDVHLADIRENRHLFEMLMQMSLSDLPSGRLYKQRIDDLFTGLINDGVQAGIYHCRTDQIFAHIVGLAFAAILHPILLMYAEEDELVARCDGLVELIETALRG from the coding sequence ATGCGAAAACCGAGACAAAAGGCGGAAGACACCCGCGAAGATATTCTCACCGCAGCAGAGAACCTGCTGCGGGAAAATGGTGCCGCCCGGTTTTCGATCGCCAATGTCGCGACAAGCCTTGGCATGTCGCCGGCCAATGTCTTCAAGCATTTCAGTTCCAAGCCGGTTTTGATTGATGCCATCTGCAATCGCCACGTGATGCAGATGATCGCGCGGTTTGAATGCTCCCGCGCCAAGGCCCCGCCATCGCAGGGCCTTGGCCTTGCCGTGCGCCAGTTGATGGATGTGCATCTCGCCGATATCCGCGAAAACCGTCACCTGTTCGAGATGCTGATGCAGATGTCGCTGTCGGACCTTCCGAGCGGCAGGCTTTACAAGCAGCGGATCGATGACCTTTTCACCGGCCTTATCAACGATGGCGTGCAGGCAGGAATCTACCATTGCCGCACGGACCAGATCTTCGCCCATATTGTCGGTCTCGCATTTGCTGCCATATTACATCCGATTTTGCTGATGTATGCCGAGGAGGATGAACTGGTGGCGCGCTGTGATGGCTTGGTGGAGTTGATCGAGACCGCCCTGCGCGGCTGA
- a CDS encoding efflux transporter outer membrane subunit, with product MISTRAAAPLVLLLLSSCTLGPNHTAPQVSLPAKFGEGSTASNGDVSKNAWWTAFSDKRLNGYVADGLAQNLDVLQALERINQAQASVITAGAGGLPSLDVSADAGRSGARDIGGNAGALSSTSARTSVSGGATASWFLDLFGLYRRSKEAALDNLDAAYASVDVARLSLLSSVADAYIDARYYQELLKISNDNLKSRRETLNLTKLQLDAGAASRLDVVQAEGLVNSTLAGVPGIETSFRTSAHSLATLLAQPAGSLVSELQKGGHQPVARFSTKAGIPADLIRNRPDIRAAERTLAAAVANIGVAEAQLYPAITLGGSITPSYTKAGKSEAGLLSWSFGPSLSLPIFDGGALRANVSSAKSSARESYLAWKQTVLTAVQDVENALSAYSRDGRTVAAYRQTVKSYQEALELATASYRDGASSLLDVLDAQRQVSDAQQSLAAAVQTMAKDYVALNIAVGGGYAVGTPAAKTEVASAKVIKD from the coding sequence ATGATTTCCACTCGCGCAGCCGCCCCGCTCGTTTTGCTTCTCCTGTCCAGCTGTACGCTCGGTCCCAATCACACGGCGCCGCAGGTTTCCCTGCCGGCAAAGTTCGGTGAAGGGTCGACAGCAAGCAATGGCGACGTCTCCAAGAATGCTTGGTGGACGGCATTTTCCGATAAACGATTGAATGGTTACGTCGCTGACGGTCTTGCACAGAACCTTGATGTTCTGCAGGCCCTCGAACGTATCAACCAGGCACAGGCGAGCGTCATTACCGCTGGCGCCGGCGGCCTTCCGTCTCTCGACGTCTCGGCTGATGCCGGACGCAGCGGCGCCAGAGATATTGGCGGCAACGCTGGCGCTTTGTCTTCGACTTCCGCTCGCACCAGCGTTAGCGGTGGTGCGACGGCAAGCTGGTTCCTCGATCTGTTCGGCCTTTATCGCCGGTCCAAGGAAGCCGCCCTTGATAACCTCGACGCCGCATATGCAAGCGTTGATGTGGCGCGCCTGTCGCTTCTGTCCTCCGTCGCAGACGCTTATATCGACGCGCGTTATTACCAGGAACTGCTGAAGATCTCGAACGACAACTTGAAGTCGCGTCGCGAGACCTTGAACCTGACCAAGCTGCAGCTCGACGCTGGCGCTGCCTCCCGTCTCGACGTCGTTCAGGCCGAAGGTCTGGTCAACTCGACGCTCGCAGGCGTTCCCGGCATCGAGACCTCGTTCCGCACGTCGGCACATAGCCTGGCAACCCTGCTGGCTCAGCCGGCAGGATCGCTGGTCAGCGAATTGCAGAAGGGCGGCCACCAGCCGGTTGCGCGCTTCAGCACCAAGGCCGGTATCCCGGCGGACCTCATTCGCAACCGTCCTGATATCCGCGCGGCTGAACGCACACTCGCAGCAGCCGTTGCCAATATCGGCGTGGCGGAAGCCCAGCTCTATCCGGCCATCACGCTCGGTGGTTCGATCACCCCGTCCTACACGAAGGCCGGCAAGTCCGAGGCAGGCCTGTTGTCCTGGTCGTTCGGCCCGTCGCTCAGCCTGCCGATCTTTGACGGCGGAGCGCTGCGCGCCAACGTCTCGTCGGCCAAGTCGTCTGCGCGCGAATCCTACCTGGCATGGAAGCAGACGGTTCTCACTGCCGTACAGGACGTGGAGAACGCCCTTTCGGCTTATTCGCGTGACGGCCGCACCGTTGCAGCCTATCGCCAGACCGTCAAATCCTACCAGGAAGCTCTGGAACTCGCGACCGCAAGCTATCGCGATGGCGCCTCTTCGCTGCTCGACGTTCTCGACGCCCAGCGTCAGGTATCCGACGCACAGCAGAGCCTCGCAGCCGCGGTACAGACCATGGCAAAGGACTATGTGGCTCTCAACATCGCTGTTGGTGGCGGCTATGCCGTCGGTACGCCCGCCGCAAAGACGGAAGTTGCGTCTGCCAAGGTCATCAAGGACTGA
- the epmA gene encoding EF-P lysine aminoacylase EpmA, producing the protein MKARYMNRPGTSASPWWTKDSHADRRPFLIGRNRIQSALRNYFGRRDFIEVDTATLQVSPGNETHLHAFATQALAIDGRAAPLYLHTSPEFAAKKLLAAGESRIFTFAHVYRNRERGPLHHPEFTMLEWYRVGETYERLMADCADMLKLAAETTGTRHFSFRDMQSDPFAEPERLTLAEAFDRFAGIDLLSSVATSGETDREVLAQAVIRAGMRVAIDDTWADLFSKVLVEKVEPHLGQGRATILCEYPVCEAALARPSARDPRVAERFELYACGVELANAFGELTDAGEQRRRFEHEMAEKARIYGETYPIDEDFLSALAEMPEASGAALGFDRLAMLATGASRVDQVMWAPVAEVLA; encoded by the coding sequence ATGAAGGCCCGATACATGAACCGCCCCGGCACATCAGCATCCCCCTGGTGGACGAAAGACAGCCATGCCGACCGCCGACCCTTCCTGATCGGCCGCAACCGGATCCAGTCCGCCCTGCGCAATTATTTCGGCAGGCGCGACTTCATCGAGGTCGACACCGCGACCCTGCAGGTCTCTCCCGGCAATGAGACGCATCTTCATGCCTTCGCAACGCAGGCCCTGGCGATCGACGGCCGGGCAGCGCCGCTATATCTCCACACCTCGCCCGAATTTGCCGCCAAGAAGCTTCTGGCGGCCGGTGAGAGCCGCATCTTCACCTTCGCCCATGTCTACCGCAATCGCGAGCGCGGCCCGCTGCACCATCCGGAATTCACCATGCTCGAATGGTACCGGGTCGGCGAAACCTATGAACGGCTGATGGCCGATTGTGCCGACATGCTGAAGCTTGCCGCCGAAACGACCGGCACCAGACACTTCTCCTTCCGCGACATGCAGAGCGACCCCTTTGCCGAACCGGAACGTCTGACGCTGGCCGAAGCCTTCGACCGCTTTGCCGGCATCGACCTCCTGTCCTCTGTCGCGACTTCGGGCGAGACTGACCGCGAGGTTCTGGCCCAAGCCGTGATCAGGGCCGGCATGCGCGTGGCCATCGACGACACCTGGGCCGATCTGTTCAGCAAGGTTCTGGTCGAGAAGGTCGAACCGCATCTTGGCCAGGGTCGGGCGACGATCCTCTGCGAATATCCTGTCTGCGAGGCAGCCTTGGCACGGCCTTCCGCCCGCGACCCGCGGGTGGCCGAACGCTTCGAGCTTTATGCCTGTGGCGTCGAGCTTGCCAACGCCTTTGGCGAACTCACCGATGCCGGAGAACAGCGCCGCCGCTTCGAGCATGAAATGGCCGAAAAGGCACGCATATACGGCGAGACCTATCCGATCGACGAGGATTTCCTCTCTGCGCTCGCCGAAATGCCCGAGGCAAGCGGTGCAGCCCTCGGCTTCGACCGGCTGGCCATGCTGGCGACAGGGGCAAGCCGCGTCGATCAGGTCATGTGGGCGCCGGTGGCGGAGGTTCTCGCGTGA
- the efp gene encoding elongation factor P produces MVKVIASSVRKGNVIDVDGKLYVVLTAENFHPGKGTPVTQVNMRRIVDGVKVSERWRTTEQVERAFVEDVNFQFLYEDGEGFHFMNPETYDQVVVDVDTMGDQKAYLQEGMTCILSMHEGVALALQLPRHVILEITETEPVVKGQTASSSYKPAMLSNGIRTAVPPHIDAGTRVVIATEDNSYVERAKN; encoded by the coding sequence ATGGTCAAGGTCATCGCCTCCTCCGTCCGCAAGGGCAACGTCATCGACGTCGATGGAAAGCTTTATGTGGTTCTCACCGCCGAGAACTTCCACCCGGGCAAGGGTACTCCGGTCACCCAGGTCAACATGCGTCGCATCGTTGATGGCGTGAAGGTTTCGGAGCGCTGGCGCACGACGGAGCAGGTCGAGCGCGCCTTCGTCGAAGACGTGAACTTCCAGTTCCTCTACGAGGATGGCGAAGGCTTCCACTTCATGAACCCGGAAACCTACGACCAGGTCGTCGTCGACGTCGATACGATGGGCGACCAGAAGGCCTATCTGCAGGAAGGCATGACCTGCATCCTGTCGATGCATGAAGGTGTGGCGCTGGCGCTGCAGCTTCCGCGTCACGTCATTCTCGAGATCACCGAGACCGAACCGGTCGTCAAGGGCCAGACCGCTTCGTCGTCGTACAAGCCGGCCATGCTGTCGAACGGCATCCGCACGGCGGTTCCGCCGCATATCGATGCCGGCACCCGCGTCGTCATCGCCACGGAAGACAATTCCTACGTCGAGCGCGCCAAGAACTGA
- a CDS encoding efflux RND transporter permease subunit encodes MAKFFIRRPIFAWVIAIVIMLGGVLAINTLSISQYPEVAPPTVRISASYTGASADTVRKTVTQIIEDGMTGLDGLTYMTSSSTTGAASITLTFDNSVDPDIAQVQVQNKLQLVTSQLPSIVQQLGIEVTKSTSSILLVGALVSTDGKRSSADLGDIFSSQIEDQVKRLEGVGSINAFGSAFAMRVWLDPFKLKKFQLTPADVTSAIESQNTQVSVGSVGDLPAVEGQQLNVTMTAQSQLTTVSDFERIILRVNTNGANVRLSDVARVEIGQESYTTTSRSDRQPASGFAVNLATGANALDTAAVVKAKMAQIAPSLPANVKIIYPYDTTPFVSLSIEKVVHTLIEAIVLVFVVLLVFLQNFRATFIPMIAVPVVLLGTFGILAVTGYSINTLTMFAMVLAIGLLVDDAIVVVENVERIMDEEGLSPLEATEKSMGEITGAIVGIALVLTAVFIPMAFFGGSTGIIYRQFSITIVSAMLLSALVAIVLTPALCATILKPINHEKKGRGPGAWFNRGFDRTTKGYVGTVGYLLKRPLRVMVMFALIVGGCAFLFTRLPSSFLPQEDQGALMTIIQLPNGATAAQTQKVIEKVENYYLDKEKEGVDSVFAVNGFSFAGQGQNNAIVFASLKPFDQRTDAKLAAASIVQRAMGYFFTIREAQVFPLLPPAIQGMGTSSGFSMYLVDTGNHGADALALAAKQLIQTANAGSKISGMRANDRDEESQVKLLLDQEKLSAMGVSIADANSMLTTIFAGSRVNDFTLNNKIKHVYVQGEAPYRMQAEDLKYWDARNSNNEMVPFSSFTDTKWVNGLPSLSAFNAVTAYSMEGAAAAGVSSGDAMNEVEHLVSQMDGGYTVAWQGISYQERLSGSQAPLLYALSVLIVFLCLAALYESWSIPFSVILAVPIGVLGALAAAHFLGQSNDVYFKVGLLTTIGLAAKNAILIVEFAKDRQEAGMSMMEAALEAARLRLRPIIMTSLAFILGVVPLAIATGAGSAAQNAIGIGVLGGMLSATLIGIFFVPTFFVVVRRLSNHKKQAKNG; translated from the coding sequence ATGGCTAAATTCTTCATCCGGCGGCCGATCTTTGCATGGGTCATCGCCATCGTCATCATGCTGGGCGGCGTCCTCGCGATCAACACTCTGTCGATTTCGCAATATCCCGAAGTCGCCCCCCCGACCGTACGCATCAGTGCAAGCTATACCGGCGCCAGCGCCGACACCGTGCGCAAGACGGTGACACAGATCATCGAGGACGGTATGACCGGCCTCGACGGCTTGACCTACATGACGTCCTCGTCCACCACGGGCGCGGCCTCGATCACGCTGACCTTTGATAATAGCGTCGATCCCGACATCGCCCAGGTACAGGTGCAGAACAAGCTGCAGCTCGTCACCTCCCAATTGCCCTCCATCGTCCAGCAGCTCGGTATCGAGGTGACCAAGTCGACATCGAGCATCCTTCTCGTCGGCGCGCTCGTCTCAACCGACGGCAAGCGCTCCTCGGCCGATCTCGGCGACATTTTCTCCTCGCAGATCGAGGACCAGGTGAAGCGGCTCGAAGGCGTCGGCAGCATCAACGCCTTCGGTTCTGCCTTCGCCATGCGCGTCTGGCTCGACCCGTTCAAGCTGAAGAAATTCCAGCTGACGCCTGCCGACGTGACCTCGGCGATCGAATCGCAGAACACCCAGGTTTCCGTCGGCTCCGTCGGCGACCTGCCGGCAGTCGAAGGCCAGCAGCTCAACGTCACCATGACGGCCCAGAGTCAGCTGACAACCGTGTCGGATTTTGAGCGAATCATCCTGCGCGTCAACACCAACGGTGCTAATGTCCGCTTGAGCGATGTGGCGAGGGTGGAGATCGGCCAGGAAAGTTATACGACGACCTCGCGCTCGGACCGCCAGCCGGCCTCAGGCTTTGCGGTGAACCTGGCGACGGGCGCCAATGCGCTCGATACCGCGGCTGTGGTCAAGGCAAAGATGGCGCAGATTGCCCCGAGCCTTCCGGCGAACGTCAAGATCATCTATCCTTACGACACCACGCCCTTCGTTTCCCTCTCGATCGAGAAAGTGGTGCATACGCTGATCGAAGCGATCGTACTCGTCTTCGTCGTGCTTCTCGTCTTCCTGCAGAATTTCCGCGCCACCTTCATACCGATGATCGCCGTTCCGGTGGTTCTGCTCGGCACGTTCGGCATTCTTGCCGTGACCGGATACTCGATCAATACCCTGACCATGTTCGCCATGGTTCTTGCGATCGGCCTTCTCGTCGACGATGCCATCGTCGTTGTCGAAAATGTCGAGCGCATCATGGACGAGGAAGGGCTGAGCCCGCTCGAGGCCACCGAGAAATCGATGGGCGAGATTACCGGCGCCATCGTCGGCATCGCCCTGGTCCTGACGGCGGTCTTCATTCCGATGGCCTTCTTCGGCGGCTCGACAGGTATCATCTACCGGCAGTTTTCGATCACCATCGTCTCCGCCATGCTGCTCTCGGCGCTGGTCGCCATCGTGCTGACGCCGGCCCTTTGCGCCACGATCCTGAAGCCCATCAACCACGAGAAGAAGGGCCGTGGCCCCGGCGCCTGGTTCAATCGCGGCTTCGACCGCACCACCAAGGGCTATGTCGGAACGGTCGGCTATCTCCTGAAGCGCCCGCTGCGCGTGATGGTGATGTTTGCGCTGATCGTCGGCGGATGCGCCTTCCTCTTCACCCGCCTGCCCTCATCCTTCCTGCCGCAGGAAGACCAGGGTGCGCTGATGACCATCATTCAGCTGCCCAACGGTGCCACTGCGGCGCAGACGCAGAAGGTCATCGAGAAAGTCGAGAATTACTATCTCGACAAGGAGAAGGAAGGCGTCGATTCGGTTTTCGCCGTCAACGGCTTCTCGTTCGCCGGCCAGGGACAGAACAACGCCATTGTCTTTGCCAGCCTCAAGCCCTTCGACCAGCGCACTGACGCCAAACTTGCCGCAGCCTCGATCGTGCAGCGAGCAATGGGCTATTTCTTCACCATTCGCGAGGCGCAGGTCTTCCCGCTTCTGCCGCCGGCCATCCAGGGCATGGGCACCTCCTCCGGCTTCTCCATGTATCTGGTGGACACCGGTAACCACGGCGCCGACGCATTGGCGCTCGCCGCCAAGCAACTGATTCAGACCGCCAATGCGGGCAGCAAGATCAGCGGCATGCGAGCCAATGACCGCGACGAGGAAAGCCAGGTCAAGCTGCTGCTCGATCAGGAAAAGCTCAGCGCCATGGGTGTCAGCATCGCCGACGCCAACTCGATGCTGACCACTATCTTCGCCGGCAGCCGCGTCAACGACTTTACGCTCAACAACAAGATCAAGCATGTCTACGTGCAGGGCGAAGCACCCTACCGCATGCAGGCAGAGGATCTGAAATATTGGGATGCGCGCAATTCCAATAATGAAATGGTGCCTTTCTCCTCCTTCACCGACACGAAATGGGTGAACGGCCTTCCTTCCCTCTCGGCATTCAATGCCGTCACCGCTTATTCGATGGAAGGCGCGGCGGCAGCAGGTGTTAGTTCCGGCGACGCGATGAATGAGGTGGAACATCTCGTCTCGCAAATGGATGGCGGCTATACCGTCGCATGGCAGGGCATTTCCTATCAGGAACGCCTGTCCGGCTCCCAGGCTCCGTTACTCTATGCACTCTCGGTGCTGATCGTTTTCCTGTGCCTTGCGGCACTCTACGAAAGCTGGTCCATCCCCTTCTCGGTCATCCTCGCCGTGCCGATCGGCGTGCTCGGCGCGCTTGCGGCAGCACACTTCCTCGGCCAGTCGAACGACGTCTATTTCAAGGTCGGCCTGCTGACGACGATCGGCCTCGCTGCGAAGAACGCGATCCTGATCGTGGAGTTCGCCAAGGACCGGCAGGAGGCCGGCATGAGCATGATGGAGGCCGCGCTCGAAGCAGCCAGACTGCGCCTGCGCCCGATCATCATGACCTCGCTCGCCTTCATTCTCGGGGTCGTCCCATTGGCCATCGCCACCGGAGCGGGCTCCGCAGCACAGAACGCAATCGGCATCGGAGTGCTCGGTGGTATGCTTTCTGCAACACTCATCGGAATTTTTTTCGTTCCGACGTTTTTTGTGGTCGTAAGGCGGTTATCAAATCATAAAAAACAGGCGAAGAATGGTTAA